In Rhodospirillum rubrum ATCC 11170, a genomic segment contains:
- the puhC gene encoding photosynthetic complex assembly protein PuhC, whose product MSAGHRDPIFPRGLKIATLGLVLLTFGLIGFSRLTDVGHSTLPAATAEGSAWISFLPRENGDVAVVERDSAREIAILASGDNNFAVGMLRGLARQRARIGVAATDPYELTRWTDGRLTMTDPATGHIIVANAFGSKSAAQMNGFYDAAQAARDGR is encoded by the coding sequence ATGAGCGCCGGCCACCGTGACCCCATATTCCCCCGTGGGCTCAAGATCGCCACCTTGGGACTGGTTCTGCTGACCTTCGGTCTCATCGGGTTCAGCCGTCTGACCGATGTCGGTCATTCGACCCTGCCGGCGGCCACGGCCGAGGGCAGCGCCTGGATCTCCTTCCTGCCGCGCGAGAACGGTGATGTGGCGGTGGTCGAGCGCGACAGCGCCCGCGAAATCGCCATCCTGGCCAGCGGCGACAATAATTTCGCCGTCGGCATGTTGCGCGGGCTGGCCCGCCAGCGCGCGCGGATCGGCGTGGCGGCGACGGATCCTTATGAACTGACCCGTTGGACGGATGGCCGCTTGACCATGACCGATCCGGCGACCGGTCACATCATCGTCGCCAACGCCTTTGGCTCGAAAAGCGCCGCCCAGATGAATGGCTTCTATGACGCGGCGCAAGCGGCCCGGGACGGCCGCTAA